In Halanaeroarchaeum sp. HSR-CO, one DNA window encodes the following:
- a CDS encoding DUF126 domain-containing protein — protein MSAETYDGRTIADGAATGTVLRSTEPISFYGAVDIESGEFIEEGHQLEGENVADRVLVFPRGKGSTVGSYVLYGLAKRDNAPAAIVNTETETIVATGAILGEIPCVDGIDVSELEDGDRVTVDADAGTVTVLEE, from the coding sequence ATGAGCGCCGAAACGTACGATGGACGAACGATCGCCGACGGTGCCGCCACTGGGACGGTCCTCCGATCGACTGAACCCATCAGTTTCTACGGGGCCGTCGACATCGAATCAGGCGAGTTCATCGAGGAGGGTCATCAGCTGGAAGGCGAGAACGTCGCCGATAGAGTGCTCGTGTTCCCGCGCGGGAAGGGGTCGACCGTCGGTTCGTACGTCCTCTACGGGCTCGCCAAACGCGACAACGCCCCTGCTGCTATCGTCAACACCGAGACGGAGACGATCGTCGCGACGGGCGCCATCCTGGGCGAGATCCCCTGTGTGGACGGTATCGACGTGAGCGAACTCGAGGACGGCGACCGGGTCACCGTCGACGCCGACGCCGGCACTGTGACCGTCCTGGAGGAGTGA
- a CDS encoding UbiD family decarboxylase, whose product MGLRQLLAGRDDTTVLTESVDPRFELPALATADESAPMVFEDVAGYPEVRAVSNLVSSRDLLADALGVERDGIIEAMSTAMDHPRALDDPVDPRFDLVATDPVLDDHVPIPVFYDEHERQYFASSIAAVVDPETGVQNLSFHRTMYDGGNELVMRMVERHLHDIYSRTEGPLDIAIVMGVHPAVELAAATSFSPEMSELEMANALLDGGLEVAEVDGIQVPADAEMVLRAHITDEYREEGPFVDLSRTWDRTREQPVVEVSALYLREDPYVRIIVPGQTEHAHLMGVPQEPRIFTIVENAIPTVQSVVLTPGGCSWLHGVVQIDKRREGDPKNAGMAALAGHPSMKKVTVVDRDVDPADPQQVEWAEATRMQPDRDITTIEHAKGSSLDPSQDYEEGVLTKWIVDATVPEHRDEDDFREVRVPGTDDVDIEDYR is encoded by the coding sequence ATGGGATTGCGACAGTTGTTGGCAGGCCGGGACGATACCACCGTCCTCACCGAATCGGTGGACCCGCGATTCGAACTCCCGGCGCTCGCGACCGCCGACGAGTCGGCGCCGATGGTCTTCGAGGACGTCGCGGGCTACCCCGAGGTCAGGGCGGTCTCGAACCTCGTCTCTTCGCGTGACTTGCTCGCCGACGCACTCGGCGTCGAGCGGGACGGCATCATCGAGGCGATGAGCACCGCGATGGACCACCCGCGAGCACTCGACGACCCGGTCGACCCGCGATTCGATCTGGTCGCGACGGATCCGGTGCTCGACGACCACGTGCCGATCCCCGTCTTCTACGACGAACACGAACGACAGTACTTCGCCTCCAGCATCGCGGCCGTCGTGGACCCGGAGACGGGCGTCCAGAACCTCTCGTTCCATCGCACGATGTACGATGGCGGGAACGAACTCGTGATGCGGATGGTCGAACGCCACCTGCACGACATCTACTCGCGGACCGAGGGACCACTCGATATCGCCATCGTGATGGGCGTGCATCCGGCCGTCGAACTGGCCGCCGCGACGTCGTTCTCGCCCGAGATGAGCGAACTCGAGATGGCGAACGCGCTCCTCGACGGCGGTCTCGAGGTCGCCGAAGTCGATGGGATCCAGGTCCCGGCGGACGCCGAGATGGTGTTGCGGGCACACATCACGGACGAATATCGGGAGGAAGGCCCGTTCGTGGACCTCTCGCGTACGTGGGACCGCACGCGCGAGCAACCGGTGGTCGAGGTTTCGGCACTCTACTTGCGCGAGGACCCGTACGTCAGGATCATCGTCCCCGGGCAGACCGAGCACGCTCACCTGATGGGAGTGCCCCAGGAACCACGTATCTTCACCATCGTCGAGAACGCTATCCCGACGGTGCAGTCGGTCGTCCTTACGCCCGGCGGGTGTTCGTGGCTCCACGGCGTCGTGCAGATCGACAAGCGTCGGGAGGGTGACCCGAAGAACGCCGGGATGGCCGCCCTGGCCGGTCATCCGTCGATGAAGAAGGTGACCGTCGTGGACAGGGACGTCGACCCGGCGGACCCCCAGCAGGTCGAGTGGGCCGAAGCGACGCGGATGCAACCGGATCGGGACATCACGACCATCGAGCACGCGAAGGGCTCTTCTCTCGATCCGTCACAGGACTACGAAGAGGGCGTGCTCACGAAGTGGATCGTCGACGCGACCGTGCCGGAGCATCGCGACGAAGACGATTTCCGCGAGGTACGGGTCCCCGGGACCGACGACGTCGACATCGAGGATTATCGGTGA
- the nth gene encoding endonuclease III: MATPLDTREAQVAEVVERLSAAYPDATISLEFSNRLELLVAVILSAQCPDERVNAVTETLFQRFPDAEAYAEADVDEIREVISSITYPNSKAEYLQGVGETLVEDHDGAVPDTMSDLTDLPGVGRKTANVVLQHGHDLTEGVVVDTHVQRLSRRLGITEEERPAAIEEDLMEVVPREHWKLWTHWLISHGRATCTARNPDCEDCVLADVCPSSKVDEPIDLASGTAWN; the protein is encoded by the coding sequence ATGGCCACGCCGCTCGACACTCGCGAAGCCCAGGTCGCCGAGGTCGTAGAGCGCCTCTCCGCTGCGTATCCTGATGCGACGATCTCACTCGAATTCTCGAACCGCCTCGAACTGCTCGTCGCGGTCATCCTCTCCGCCCAGTGCCCCGACGAACGGGTCAACGCCGTGACGGAGACGCTGTTCCAGCGGTTCCCGGACGCCGAGGCCTACGCCGAGGCCGACGTGGACGAGATCCGGGAGGTCATCTCCTCCATCACGTACCCGAACAGCAAGGCGGAGTACCTCCAGGGCGTCGGCGAAACGCTCGTCGAAGACCACGACGGAGCGGTCCCAGACACGATGAGCGACCTCACTGACCTCCCGGGCGTCGGCCGCAAGACCGCGAACGTCGTCTTGCAGCACGGCCACGACCTGACCGAGGGTGTCGTCGTCGACACGCACGTCCAGCGTCTCTCCCGTCGGCTCGGTATCACCGAGGAGGAGCGCCCGGCGGCCATCGAAGAAGATCTCATGGAGGTCGTCCCCCGCGAACACTGGAAGCTGTGGACCCACTGGCTCATCTCCCACGGCCGGGCGACCTGTACCGCCAGGAATCCGGACTGCGAGGACTGCGTGCTCGCCGACGTCTGTCCCTCCTCGAAGGTCGACGAGCCGATCGACCTGGCGAGCGGGACGGCGTGGAACTGA
- a CDS encoding polyprenyl synthetase family protein, producing MREALSTWRPIVDEEIERLLSREMTAEDFGGLFGEPRFSYDTEALNEGLVKPTWDLLDRGGKRWRPVLFVKLVEGLGEDPEDYLPYATIPEILHTGTIIVDDVEDGATLRRGEEAIHLRYGTDVALNAGNALYFIPLKIVARNPADLPPERQLAVYEMLSHELNRTHLGQGTDIVWHNRCTIDITEDEYMEMSACKTGCLGRIAGRLAALVTDQSDEVETALAGYAESLSIAFQIGDDILDVKHSLDEAGEFGKAFGNDIREGKRTLLTIHAVQAGTDQQSDRLEAILTADSVSDAEILEAIDILQATDSVEYARDRALEMAADARDHLDGLDLESGVEDDLRAFTRFVIDRET from the coding sequence ATGCGGGAAGCGCTGTCCACGTGGCGGCCGATCGTCGACGAGGAGATAGAGCGGCTACTCTCCCGTGAGATGACCGCCGAAGATTTCGGGGGGCTGTTCGGGGAGCCACGGTTTTCCTACGACACGGAGGCGTTGAACGAAGGCCTCGTGAAGCCGACCTGGGATCTACTGGACCGCGGTGGGAAGCGCTGGCGACCGGTGCTGTTCGTGAAACTCGTGGAGGGACTCGGCGAGGACCCCGAGGACTACCTTCCCTACGCGACCATCCCAGAGATCCTTCATACGGGAACGATCATCGTCGACGACGTCGAAGACGGTGCGACCTTGCGCCGTGGGGAGGAGGCCATCCACTTGCGGTACGGAACCGACGTCGCACTCAACGCCGGGAACGCCCTCTACTTCATCCCACTGAAAATCGTGGCCCGGAACCCGGCCGACCTTCCGCCCGAACGCCAACTGGCCGTCTACGAGATGCTGAGCCACGAACTGAACCGAACCCATCTCGGTCAGGGCACTGACATCGTCTGGCACAACCGGTGTACGATCGACATCACCGAAGACGAGTACATGGAGATGAGTGCGTGCAAGACGGGGTGTCTCGGACGCATCGCCGGTCGCCTGGCCGCACTCGTCACCGACCAGTCCGACGAGGTCGAGACGGCACTGGCGGGTTACGCCGAGTCGCTGTCGATCGCGTTCCAGATCGGCGACGACATCCTCGACGTGAAACACTCCCTCGACGAGGCCGGCGAGTTCGGTAAAGCCTTCGGAAACGATATTCGCGAGGGGAAACGGACCCTCCTCACCATTCACGCGGTCCAGGCGGGAACCGACCAGCAGTCCGACCGGCTAGAGGCGATCCTCACTGCCGATTCGGTCTCCGACGCCGAGATCCTCGAAGCGATCGACATCTTGCAGGCGACGGACAGTGTCGAATACGCGAGAGACCGGGCCCTCGAGATGGCCGCCGACGCGCGCGACCATCTCGATGGCCTCGACCTCGAATCCGGTGTCGAAGACGACCTGCGAGCGTTCACCCGGTTCGTCATCGACCGGGAGACGTGA
- the mvaD gene encoding phosphomevalonate decarboxylase MvaD, producing MKATARAHPIQGLVKYHGIRDDELRVPYHDSISVSTAPSATVTTVEFDPSLDEDVYLVDGEELAGNGAERLDAVVEYVRSRAEAEYVDAPVRLESENSFPANVGLGSSSSGFAAAAMALVEAAGLDLSRPEISTIARRGSTSAARAVTGGFSDLRAGMNDEDCRSHRIETPLEDELRIVIGLVPTYKETQQAHDEAEDSHMFEARLAHVHRQLADMRDAIRSNDFDRAFSLAEHDTLSLAATTMTGPAGWVYWQPETLAIFEAVRELREDGVPVYFSTDTGATVYVNTKADYVDRVEDVVAAQGVDTMTWEVGGPARILDETEALF from the coding sequence ATGAAAGCCACCGCCCGTGCACATCCGATCCAGGGGCTCGTGAAGTACCACGGCATTCGCGACGACGAGTTACGGGTGCCCTATCACGACAGCATCAGCGTCTCCACGGCCCCGAGTGCAACGGTGACGACGGTCGAATTCGACCCGAGCCTCGACGAAGACGTCTACCTCGTCGATGGCGAGGAACTCGCGGGCAACGGTGCGGAACGTCTCGACGCGGTCGTCGAGTACGTTCGCAGTCGTGCGGAAGCCGAGTACGTGGATGCCCCGGTACGCCTGGAGAGCGAGAACTCGTTCCCGGCCAACGTCGGCCTCGGTTCGTCCTCGTCCGGATTCGCGGCGGCAGCGATGGCGCTCGTCGAGGCGGCGGGCCTCGACCTGAGCCGACCGGAGATATCGACCATCGCCCGTCGCGGGTCGACGTCCGCTGCGCGGGCCGTGACGGGTGGATTCTCGGACCTTCGAGCGGGAATGAACGACGAGGATTGCCGCTCGCACCGCATCGAGACGCCCCTCGAAGACGAGCTCCGGATCGTCATCGGCCTGGTACCGACGTACAAGGAGACCCAGCAGGCTCACGACGAGGCCGAGGACAGTCACATGTTCGAGGCACGTCTCGCCCACGTCCATCGCCAACTGGCCGACATGCGCGATGCGATCCGCTCGAACGACTTCGATCGGGCGTTCTCACTCGCCGAACACGACACCCTGAGCCTCGCGGCGACGACGATGACGGGGCCCGCCGGATGGGTCTACTGGCAACCGGAGACACTCGCCATCTTCGAGGCCGTCCGGGAGCTCCGCGAGGACGGCGTTCCGGTCTACTTCTCTACCGATACCGGAGCGACGGTGTACGTGAACACGAAGGCCGACTACGTGGACCGCGTCGAGGACGTCGTCGCCGCCCAGGGCGTCGACACGATGACCTGGGAGGTCGGCGGGCCGGCCCGTATCCTCGACGAGACCGAAGCCCTCTTTTAG
- a CDS encoding MTH865 family protein, translating to MSVKDDLREQFTEAFEGADYPVNNQMDLVPALPDGPSTKFTSDDVSLTAMELATKLGSEANFPYEDVDSLVEDVMSALEEEDIV from the coding sequence ATGTCCGTCAAAGACGACCTCCGCGAGCAGTTCACCGAGGCGTTCGAAGGTGCCGACTACCCGGTAAACAACCAGATGGACCTCGTTCCGGCCCTGCCGGACGGTCCCTCGACGAAGTTCACGTCGGACGACGTCTCGTTGACTGCGATGGAACTGGCGACGAAACTGGGCAGCGAGGCGAACTTCCCCTACGAGGACGTCGACAGTCTGGTCGAGGACGTCATGAGCGCCCTCGAGGAAGAAGACATCGTCTGA
- a CDS encoding UbiX family flavin prenyltransferase: MARIVLGVSGASGTELALRTAAALADHVEVHTVVTDGAKAVMEYETDTRQATMERLESLSTAVYDEDDFGASIASGTFETEGMVVVPCSMNTLAKVAAGFSDSLLTRAADVTLKEDRQLVFVPRESPLSEVHLENMQTVASRGVTIVPPMLGFYYDPDDIDDVVDHVVGKILDRFDLSYDGFERWS, encoded by the coding sequence GTGGCGCGGATCGTCCTGGGCGTCTCCGGCGCCTCGGGGACGGAACTGGCCCTCAGAACGGCCGCGGCTCTCGCCGACCACGTCGAGGTTCACACGGTCGTCACGGACGGTGCGAAGGCGGTGATGGAGTACGAGACCGACACCCGCCAAGCCACGATGGAGCGCCTCGAATCCCTCTCGACGGCGGTCTACGACGAGGACGACTTCGGTGCGTCCATCGCATCGGGGACCTTCGAGACCGAGGGGATGGTCGTGGTTCCGTGTTCGATGAACACTCTGGCGAAGGTCGCGGCGGGGTTCTCCGATTCGCTGTTGACGCGGGCGGCCGACGTGACGCTCAAGGAGGACCGTCAACTCGTCTTCGTTCCGCGGGAGTCCCCGCTGAGCGAGGTCCACCTCGAGAACATGCAGACGGTCGCCAGTCGGGGTGTCACCATCGTCCCGCCGATGCTCGGTTTCTACTACGATCCCGACGACATCGACGACGTCGTCGACCACGTCGTCGGCAAGATCCTCGATCGGTTCGACCTTTCATACGACGGTTTCGAGCGCTGGTCCTGA
- a CDS encoding ATP-NAD kinase, giving the protein MNSERRTDPQSEIGVVGDDAAAIVDSVREAGGLGSVVETPTATVDVMVVAGESALLSFVRADVDVPVLPVEVGSGVEDVAAADLDEAIRSLVTGTLQTTERPLLVVTVEDDSYAALMDVMVVTEEPAKISEFAIGNRFRGGTQTVDQVRADGVVVATSVGTPGYVTAAGGPVLGPETSGVAVVPIGPFRIEQSQWVLEPPISLTVARDDTGVSLLIDDEEVGPVPAHEPIELAWGKPLDIVRTPVSRTTFDREN; this is encoded by the coding sequence ATGAACAGCGAGCGCCGGACTGATCCACAGTCCGAGATCGGCGTCGTCGGCGACGACGCGGCGGCTATCGTCGATAGCGTGCGAGAGGCAGGTGGCCTGGGTTCCGTCGTCGAGACGCCGACGGCCACCGTCGACGTGATGGTCGTGGCGGGCGAGTCGGCACTCCTCTCGTTCGTCAGAGCCGACGTCGACGTTCCCGTGCTTCCGGTCGAGGTCGGAAGCGGCGTCGAGGACGTCGCCGCCGCGGATCTGGACGAGGCGATCCGGTCGCTCGTGACCGGCACGTTGCAGACGACAGAACGGCCGCTGCTCGTGGTCACCGTCGAAGACGACAGCTATGCGGCGCTGATGGACGTCATGGTCGTCACCGAAGAGCCAGCGAAGATCTCGGAGTTCGCCATCGGAAACCGGTTCCGCGGCGGAACACAGACGGTCGATCAGGTTCGGGCGGACGGGGTCGTCGTGGCGACCTCGGTGGGGACACCGGGGTACGTAACGGCCGCAGGGGGCCCCGTTCTCGGTCCCGAGACGTCTGGGGTAGCGGTCGTTCCGATCGGTCCGTTCCGAATCGAACAATCCCAGTGGGTACTCGAACCCCCGATCTCACTGACCGTGGCGAGAGACGACACGGGAGTCTCGCTGCTGATCGACGACGAGGAGGTCGGGCCGGTCCCCGCACACGAACCGATCGAACTCGCGTGGGGCAAGCCGCTCGATATCGTCAGGACACCGGTGTCACGGACGACGTTCGATCGCGAGAACTGA
- a CDS encoding radical SAM protein, with product MGDASSWNETTRAERERQVERLRDRYEDCDCCPHDCHVDRTSGELGRCREDDTASVGSQGPHFGEEPPLSGTAGSGTIFLGNCNLDCVFCQNWELSQHARDTTERTPREIADIALDLESQGCHNVNFVTPTHVTPNLAEAIVLARDDGLSIPVVWNCGGFENEGVIRDLDGLVDIYMPDVKWADDEAARRYSKASGYWDAARASLREMHRQVGDLQIDDEGLATRGLLVRHLVVPGFAENAKRIVDFLVEEISPETYCNLMAQYRPAYQVGRDGRYEEIDRRVSGEEYREVVEYARERGMTNLLTDEPLFP from the coding sequence ATGGGGGACGCATCGAGCTGGAACGAAACGACCCGAGCCGAGCGCGAGCGACAGGTCGAACGACTTCGCGACCGCTACGAGGATTGCGACTGTTGTCCCCACGACTGCCACGTCGACCGAACGAGCGGTGAACTGGGACGCTGTCGTGAAGACGATACGGCGTCGGTCGGTTCCCAGGGACCACATTTCGGAGAGGAACCGCCGCTGAGCGGCACCGCCGGCAGTGGCACCATCTTCCTGGGGAACTGCAATCTCGACTGCGTCTTCTGCCAGAACTGGGAACTCAGCCAGCATGCTCGGGACACGACCGAGCGGACGCCCCGCGAGATCGCCGATATCGCTCTCGACCTCGAATCGCAGGGGTGTCACAACGTCAATTTCGTCACCCCGACCCACGTCACCCCGAATCTGGCCGAAGCGATCGTTCTCGCCCGCGACGATGGGCTGTCAATCCCGGTCGTCTGGAACTGTGGTGGCTTCGAGAACGAGGGGGTCATCCGCGATCTCGACGGCCTCGTGGACATCTACATGCCCGACGTAAAGTGGGCGGACGACGAGGCTGCCCGACGGTACTCGAAGGCGAGCGGCTACTGGGACGCCGCGCGTGCGTCCCTCCGCGAGATGCATCGGCAGGTCGGTGACCTCCAGATCGACGATGAGGGACTCGCAACACGCGGCCTCCTCGTCCGCCATCTCGTCGTGCCCGGCTTCGCGGAGAACGCGAAGCGGATCGTCGACTTCCTCGTCGAGGAGATATCGCCGGAGACGTACTGCAATCTGATGGCGCAGTACCGCCCGGCCTATCAGGTCGGTCGGGACGGACGCTACGAAGAGATCGACCGCCGAGTGAGCGGCGAGGAGTACCGCGAGGTCGTGGAGTACGCCCGCGAACGGGGGATGACGAACCTGCTCACTGACGAACCGCTGTTCCCCTAA
- the amrS gene encoding AmmeMemoRadiSam system radical SAM enzyme, with product MATGSLGTGVLAELWESASDGRVQCTACAHRCTLDPGQRGICDVRINVDGELRLLTYGKVSDSPLGRPGTVDPIEKKPLYHYKPGTRVLSFGGASCNFACQFCQNHRIAFAKPEDLELRDVSPTAAANSATDQHCESVAWTYNEPTIYAEYVRDGAQAAQNEGLGTVIVTNGYFTEEFADLLAPVLDAANVDIKGFRERPHVKYMGSRLAPTLRGAEYLVDRDVHVELTYLTIPDLNDDPEEIRDFAEWAFGLDPDIPVHFTRFHPDYEMQDRPSTPIQTLERAHDIATDVGLEYVYVGNVPGARYSDTVCPDCGKTWISRRGFEASIETDLSEPCQCGREKDVVL from the coding sequence ATGGCTACCGGTTCGCTGGGGACGGGCGTCCTCGCGGAGTTGTGGGAGTCGGCGAGTGACGGGCGCGTACAGTGCACCGCCTGTGCCCACCGGTGTACTCTCGATCCTGGACAGCGGGGTATCTGTGACGTCCGGATAAACGTCGACGGTGAACTTCGGCTGCTCACCTACGGGAAGGTCTCCGATAGCCCCCTCGGACGACCGGGGACGGTCGACCCCATCGAAAAGAAGCCGTTGTATCACTACAAACCCGGTACCCGGGTCCTCAGCTTCGGCGGGGCGTCGTGCAATTTCGCCTGTCAGTTCTGTCAGAACCATCGTATCGCGTTCGCCAAACCCGAAGACCTCGAGCTCAGGGACGTCTCGCCGACAGCTGCTGCGAACAGTGCGACCGACCAGCACTGCGAGAGCGTCGCCTGGACCTACAACGAGCCAACCATCTACGCCGAGTACGTCCGGGACGGGGCACAGGCTGCCCAGAACGAGGGTCTCGGGACCGTCATCGTCACGAACGGCTACTTCACCGAGGAGTTCGCCGACCTCCTCGCGCCGGTCCTCGACGCCGCGAACGTCGACATCAAGGGATTCCGTGAGCGCCCGCACGTGAAGTACATGGGCAGCAGACTGGCGCCGACGCTTCGGGGCGCGGAGTACCTCGTCGACCGCGACGTCCACGTCGAACTCACGTATCTGACCATTCCGGACCTCAACGACGACCCCGAGGAGATCCGGGACTTCGCCGAGTGGGCGTTCGGACTCGACCCGGACATCCCCGTTCACTTCACCCGCTTTCACCCCGACTACGAGATGCAAGACCGCCCCTCGACGCCGATACAGACGCTCGAGAGGGCACACGACATCGCGACGGACGTCGGTCTGGAGTACGTCTACGTCGGTAACGTTCCCGGAGCGAGGTACAGCGATACCGTCTGTCCCGATTGTGGCAAGACGTGGATCAGTCGGCGGGGCTTCGAGGCATCCATCGAAACCGATCTCTCGGAGCCCTGCCAGTGTGGTCGCGAGAAGGACGTCGTTCTGTAA
- a CDS encoding M28 family metallopeptidase, with the protein MTAWIGDLFRSDVGWNHLETLVDGGSRMAGTTGERQAAEATRDALAEYARDVRLDEFPIQGWERGSSTIETPAGEEECIALPRSPAEEVSGRFVDLGHGLPRDFEQTDVEGAIVMVSADVPDWYDRFVHRREKYYYAVRDGAVGFVFKNHYEGCLPPTGSVGNDDDPIGSIPAVGVSKEVGQRLGRRFDGETVDLAVEADIADATSQNVHAELGPDTDEEVLVTSHVDAHDIAEGAMDNGAGTAMVVELARALADREDELDRTVHFIAYGSEEVGLVGSGYDARNRNQDRITAILNLDGVVQARTLSFYTHGFDALRAVAEDVADEFGHPIHTTPEQGPHSDHWQYVKWGVPGYHVTSKTDDEGRGWGHTYGDTLDKLERRTFREQAILLTALAIRLADDGFTVAHASPDDIAAALEAEDKAEGMKVTGDWPY; encoded by the coding sequence ATGACCGCGTGGATCGGCGACCTCTTCCGGAGCGACGTGGGCTGGAATCACCTCGAGACGCTAGTCGACGGGGGATCGAGGATGGCCGGCACGACTGGCGAACGCCAGGCGGCCGAGGCGACAAGGGACGCACTCGCTGAGTACGCTCGAGATGTGCGTCTCGACGAATTCCCCATCCAGGGATGGGAACGCGGATCGTCGACCATCGAGACACCGGCCGGCGAAGAGGAGTGTATCGCGCTCCCACGGAGTCCCGCTGAGGAAGTATCTGGTCGGTTCGTCGACCTCGGCCACGGGCTTCCACGAGACTTCGAACAGACCGACGTCGAGGGCGCCATCGTCATGGTCTCCGCGGACGTCCCCGACTGGTACGACCGGTTCGTCCACCGCCGAGAGAAGTACTACTATGCAGTCCGCGATGGCGCGGTCGGGTTCGTCTTCAAGAACCACTACGAGGGCTGTCTCCCACCGACCGGGAGCGTCGGCAACGACGACGATCCGATCGGCAGCATCCCGGCCGTCGGCGTCTCGAAAGAAGTCGGGCAACGATTGGGCCGTCGCTTCGATGGAGAGACGGTCGACCTCGCCGTCGAGGCCGACATCGCCGACGCGACCAGCCAGAACGTCCACGCCGAACTGGGACCGGATACCGACGAGGAAGTCCTCGTGACGAGTCACGTGGACGCCCACGACATCGCCGAGGGGGCGATGGACAACGGGGCCGGAACGGCCATGGTGGTCGAACTCGCCCGGGCGCTCGCCGACCGCGAAGACGAACTCGATAGAACGGTTCACTTCATCGCGTACGGGTCCGAAGAGGTCGGGTTAGTCGGTTCCGGCTACGACGCCAGGAACAGAAACCAGGACCGAATCACGGCGATACTCAACCTGGACGGTGTCGTCCAGGCGCGAACCCTCTCGTTCTATACCCATGGGTTCGACGCGTTGCGCGCCGTCGCTGAGGACGTCGCCGACGAATTCGGACACCCGATACATACCACGCCCGAACAGGGCCCGCATAGCGACCACTGGCAGTACGTCAAATGGGGCGTCCCCGGCTACCACGTCACCAGCAAGACCGACGACGAGGGACGGGGATGGGGGCACACCTACGGCGATACGCTGGACAAACTCGAACGGCGCACGTTCCGCGAACAGGCCATCCTGCTCACGGCGCTGGCCATTCGACTCGCCGACGACGGATTCACCGTCGCGCACGCCTCCCCAGACGACATCGCCGCGGCTCTCGAGGCGGAGGACAAGGCAGAGGGCATGAAAGTCACCGGCGACTGGCCGTACTGA
- a CDS encoding aconitase X catalytic domain-containing protein, producing MNLTADEEALLESDNPAVRKSMELLVRLGDIYGAEEMVEIASAQASGISYKSIGDPGVEFLEGFADEGAEVSVQTFANPAGMDIDRWEEMGVSPEFAENQRRILTALREMGVTLSFTCTPYLSGNLPRRNQHIAWAESSAVSFANSVVGARTNREGGPSALAAAITGRTPKYGLHLPENRRATHHVDVDASLDTQADFAALGSWTGRIVEDEIPYFSGIDDATTDDLKALGAAMAATGAVALYFVEDITTDDAPPAAVESLVFESSDLADEYDDLTDTEDSDLVVFGCPHSSVEEIERIADRVDGETIEGDMWVCTSRSNKTWADRQGYTETIEAAGGTVLSDTCNVVAPIEEMGYESTATDSAKAATYLPGFGNQQVKFGDKLSLLEEVTK from the coding sequence ATGAATCTAACCGCCGACGAAGAGGCACTGCTCGAATCCGACAATCCGGCCGTCCGAAAGTCGATGGAGTTGCTCGTCCGCCTCGGCGACATCTACGGTGCCGAGGAGATGGTCGAGATCGCTTCGGCACAGGCGTCGGGCATCTCTTATAAGTCGATCGGAGACCCGGGCGTCGAGTTCCTGGAAGGATTCGCCGACGAGGGGGCCGAGGTCAGTGTCCAGACGTTCGCCAATCCGGCGGGGATGGACATCGATCGGTGGGAGGAGATGGGCGTCAGTCCCGAGTTCGCCGAGAACCAGCGCCGCATCCTCACCGCCCTTCGCGAGATGGGCGTCACCCTCTCCTTTACCTGCACGCCGTACCTGTCGGGCAACCTCCCCCGGCGGAACCAGCATATCGCGTGGGCCGAGTCGTCGGCCGTCTCCTTCGCCAACTCCGTCGTCGGCGCCAGGACGAACCGCGAGGGTGGCCCGTCCGCGCTCGCCGCAGCCATCACGGGCCGGACGCCGAAATACGGACTCCACCTGCCCGAGAACCGGCGGGCGACCCACCACGTCGACGTGGACGCGTCCCTCGACACCCAGGCGGATTTCGCGGCGCTCGGGTCCTGGACCGGCCGTATCGTCGAGGACGAGATCCCCTACTTCTCGGGCATCGACGACGCCACCACCGACGACCTCAAGGCGCTCGGCGCGGCGATGGCCGCCACGGGAGCGGTCGCGCTCTACTTCGTCGAGGACATCACGACCGACGACGCGCCGCCAGCGGCCGTGGAATCGCTGGTGTTCGAGTCGAGCGATCTGGCGGACGAATACGACGACCTCACCGACACCGAGGATTCGGACCTCGTCGTCTTCGGCTGTCCGCACTCCTCCGTCGAGGAAATAGAGCGCATCGCCGACCGCGTCGACGGAGAGACCATCGAGGGCGACATGTGGGTCTGCACGAGTCGCTCGAACAAGACGTGGGCCGACCGCCAGGGCTACACGGAGACCATCGAAGCGGCCGGGGGAACCGTCCTCAGCGACACCTGCAACGTCGTCGCGCCCATCGAGGAGATGGGCTACGAGTCGACCGCGACCGACTCGGCCAAGGCGGCGACCTATCTCCCAGGGTTCGGCAACCAGCAGGTCAAATTCGGCGACAAGCTCTCCCTCCTCGAGGAGGTGACGAAATGA